Part of the Drosophila pseudoobscura strain MV-25-SWS-2005 chromosome 2, UCI_Dpse_MV25, whole genome shotgun sequence genome, AATTTCTTTTGAAGCTGCGACAGATTGACTTTGTGGCTGCTGTCCAGGTGGTCAATGGCAGCGCCTATGCTGGGGAGGGCCTCTGGGCAGAAAAGACAAGTGGTTTGCTCCTCGCCCTGGTCCTTTTCATCGTCTTCGTCATCCATGTCATCATAGTCATCGTCATCGGAGCAGGAATCCGCCGGCTCTTTTGCCAGTGCTTCCTCCGCCTGGGATTTGGCTGCTGTTCAAAGacaattttgtttgattttgtgATACCTTCTAGTGACCAGCGCTGCCTTACCTGGGGAATCGATCTCTTTCATGtttgttttgaatatttgttaATAAAAAGTTTCCAGCAATCGTACAAAacgtttaataaataaaaggtTGTATGTTTACTTCCGCCAGCACGTGCAAAACAGCGGTATTAGGGATGTTATTGATATATCAGTTGATATATCGCGCCTTCTGTGGCCAGTGTTGGGAAATACTGCCCAACAGCTGTTCTAGCACCTATAGCCCTTGCATAATTTCTCGTTTACAAATATGTTGCAGGTATTTAATccaatttattaaataaagcTATATTTAATCACAATAACTCTGATTTCCAGGTGTTGAAGACTTTACGATGGGCACAACCTGTGCGGGCGCTATCATCTGTGACCACCAGCAGTGCAGCAACGAATGTTACAACTACAGCATCCGTTCCGGAGCCGGATAAACTTTTCAGCAAATTGGAAATCGAGCTGCGCGGCGTAGATCCGGCCGTGCTGAAGAGCTATACCTGGTttgccaccaccgccgcaGACCATTTGGGCATTGAGAAGGGCAAGTGGTAAGTGGGGATACAAATCAAATCAGCTAGATCCGAAAGAAATCGCGATTAATTCAACAATGTCCACCCACAGCTGGTCCCCACGCAAGGCAGACCACGAGCGCATGACACTGCTGAAGTCGGTGCACATCTACAAGAAGCATCGTGTGCAGTACGAGGTGCGAACGCACTTCCGGTACATGAATTTCCACAAGCTGACAGGCTCCACCCTGGACACATTTCTGGAGTATATTGAACGCAACCTGCCCGAAGGCGTGGCGCTGCAGGTGTCCAAGACAGAGCTCCAGCAGATGCCCGAGCACTTGCGCCAACCCCCCGAGCAAGTTTAGCGCAGCCTGAAAGAACTCTTAGCCAGTAGGACGCAAATGTTATTAATAGTTTTTTACTTGGAGCCCCTTGTCAGGGGCAGTTATGCGGCCATTCAAGTACGTATTTCAACAGCGGCATCCGCGCTGAGATTAGGCtgatcaaaaacaaaaataaattgaaatagaAGAACAGCAATAGTACCCATAAACCGAACTAATAAGCGATCGCACTCGGAGCCCCACCCGCGATTAACGGAGATAAGTGTTGGgccaaatattgaaataaaattgttaGCTCGACTTAGTTGTCGTATCttgacacacgcacacagtgGCACCTGGATACGGGCCCCCACTTGAAGTGAGGGCAAACAAAATCCGGACGGCTGCCCGCTAGCTCCTCAGTAGCGAGGCCAAGCCGAACGGAAGCGGATCAGCAACAACATGCGCCAGGGATACTTCTTGCAGGCCGTTATGGCCATAGCCATACTCTACAGTTGTTTGGAACCAGCCGAGTGCTTATACGAGAGTCAAATCCGTGACTTCCTGAATGAGTTCCGCAATCGTATGTGCCATCCCATACCAAATTTGGGTTTGCCCGCGCTAGATCCTTTCGTTCTTGGTCCTGGCCAGACGTCTATGAATAACAAATACCTCATAGAGTAAGCAACATAATGATTAGTCCGCTGACAAGTTATTTAAACCAAAAATTTTTAGCTTTACTGGCTCCATCGATGACTTCCAGTTGCACGGATTGTCCGATTTTGAGGTTCCTACGCTTACCCTTAATCCCGTGCCGGGTCTGAAGAGCACCATCCAGGTTAACTTCCCATACACCTACTTCAAGTCCCTGTACACCGCAAAGGGATCGCTGGCCTATATCCTAAATCTGGCTGGTGATGGCAATGCAGAGTAGGCATATGATTTATTTTAGCATCAAACTCTTCACTTATTAGCCCTTCGCTCTCTTTCGTAGAGCCTTCATCAAGGACTTTTCATTCCTGATCTCCTTCAGGCTGAGAACTCTCTCACCCCTGGGTATCACTTCACTGCAAATCGAGCTTTATTTGGGTGATTTGAAAATCAACTTTGAAAACCTCCTGGAGGAGGACCGCATCGATGATTTTGTGCATTCCCTTGTCAATGAAATGGGCGTGGAATTGCTAGATGATGTCTGGAGCTACGAACAGGGAACGGTTGTTGCCAAAGTTCAAACGGTGGGTGTACCTTTTGGGTGCTTTAAAAGACAGTCCACTCATCCTATCTCTCCATTCTGATTCTCTTTTGCAGCTGGTCAACAACTTTTTGGGGCAATACTCTTTGCAGGACATACTCCAGATCATAGCtggtg contains:
- the mRpS10 gene encoding 28S ribosomal protein S10, mitochondrial → MLQVLKTLRWAQPVRALSSVTTSSAATNVTTTASVPEPDKLFSKLEIELRGVDPAVLKSYTWFATTAADHLGIEKGKCWSPRKADHERMTLLKSVHIYKKHRVQYEVRTHFRYMNFHKLTGSTLDTFLEYIERNLPEGVALQVSKTELQQMPEHLRQPPEQV
- the LOC6897917 gene encoding uncharacterized protein, whose translation is MRQGYFLQAVMAIAILYSCLEPAECLYESQIRDFLNEFRNRMCHPIPNLGLPALDPFVLGPGQTSMNNKYLIDFTGSIDDFQLHGLSDFEVPTLTLNPVPGLKSTIQVNFPYTYFKSLYTAKGSLAYILNLAGDGNAEAFIKDFSFLISFRLRTLSPLGITSLQIELYLGDLKINFENLLEEDRIDDFVHSLVNEMGVELLDDVWSYEQGTVVAKVQTLVNNFLGQYSLQDILQIIAGGGGGEGGESKPIFEGVEPDCKLGSESILD